In the Alligator mississippiensis isolate rAllMis1 chromosome 7, rAllMis1, whole genome shotgun sequence genome, one interval contains:
- the AP1S3 gene encoding AP-1 complex subunit sigma-3, translating into MIHFILLFSRQGKLRLQKWYATLPDKEKKKIIREIVQIILARNQKMSSFVDWKDLKLVYKRYASLYFCCAIEDRDNELLALEVVHRYVELLDRYFGNVCELDIIFNFEKAYFILDEFILGGEIQETSKKSAVKAIEDSDMLQETMEEYMNKPAF; encoded by the exons ATACACTTTATACTGCTGTTCAGCCGACAAGGGAAGCTAAGACTTCAGAAGTGGTATGCTACACTACCtgacaaagagaagaaaaagatcaTACGGGAAATTGTTCAGATTATTCTGGCTCGCAATCAAAAGATGAGCAGTTTTGTTGACTGGAAAGACCTGAAGCTTGTTTACAAAAG GTATGCTAGTTTATATTTTTGCTGTGCAATAGAAGACCGAGATAATGAGCTGCTGGCACTAGAAGTTGTTCATCGTTATGTAGAGCTACTGGATAGGTATTTTGGAAAT GTATGTGAGCTGGATATTATCTTTAATTTTGAAAAGGCTTATTTTATTCTTGATGAATTTATTCTGGGTGGAGAGATACAAGAGACTTCAAAGAAATCTGCAGTAAAAGCTATAGAAGATTCTGACATGTTACAAGAG